The Opisthocomus hoazin isolate bOpiHoa1 chromosome 30, bOpiHoa1.hap1, whole genome shotgun sequence genome has a window encoding:
- the LOC142364896 gene encoding LOW QUALITY PROTEIN: CUGBP Elav-like family member 3 (The sequence of the model RefSeq protein was modified relative to this genomic sequence to represent the inferred CDS: deleted 1 base in 1 codon), whose translation MKEPDAIKLFVGADPAAPGGEDLQPIFEQFGQIYELTVIKDKYTGMHKGCAFLTYCARESALKAQSALHEQKTLPGMNRPIQVKPADSESRGEDRKLFVGMLSKQQADEDVRKMFEPFGTIDECTVLRGPDGTSKGCAFVKFQSHAEAQAAIAALHGSRTLPGASSSLVVKFADTEKERGLRRMQQVASQLGMFSPIALQFGAYSAYTQALMQQQAALVAAHSAYLSPMATMAVQMQHMGTVNPNGLIATPLPPSSGTSTPPAMAATPVPAIAAPLSVNGYSPVPAQPAGPPAPEAVYAGGVPPFPAQSPAAPGDPLQQAYAGMQHYTAAYPAAYGLVSPAFAPPGPLLAPPPPPQQQQREGPEGCNIFIYHLPQEFADTEILQMFLPFGNVISAKVFVDRATNQSKCFGFVSFDNPASAQAAIQAMNGFQIGMKRLKVQLKRPKDANRPY comes from the exons atGAAGGAGCCCGACGCCATCAAACTCTTCGTGGGGGCAGATCCCGCGGCACCTGGAGGAGAGGACCTGCAGCCCATCTTCGAGCAGTTCGGGCAGATCTACGAGCTGACCGTCATCAAGGACAAGTACACCGGCATGCACAAAG gatGCGCCTTCCTGACCTACTGCGCCCGCGAGTCGGCCCTGAAGGCGCAGAGCGCCCTGCACGAGCAGAAGACGCTGCCGGGG aTGAACCGGCCCATCCAGGTGAAGCCGGCGGACAGTGAGAGCCGAGGAG AGGACCGCAAGCTCTTCGTGGGGATGCTGAGCAAGCAGCAGGCGGACGAGGACGTGCGCAAGATGTTCGAGCCCTTCGGCACCATCGACGAGTGCACGGTGCTGCGC GGGCCCGACGGCACCAGCAaag GCTGCGCCTTCGTCAAGTTCCAGAGCCACGCGGAGGCCCAGGCCGCCATCGCCGCCCTCCACGGGAGCCGCACCCTGCCG GGAGCCTCCTCCAGCCTGGTGGTGAAGTTTGCGGACACGGAGAAGGAGCGGGGCCTGCGGCGGATGCAGCAGGTCGCCAGCCAGCTGGGCATGTTCAGCCCCATCGCCCTCCAGTTCGGGGCCTACAGCGCCTACACGCAGGCG CTGATGCAGCAGCAGGCGGCCCTGGTGGCCGCCCACTCGGCCTACCTCagccccatggccaccatggcCGTCCAGATGCAGCACATGGGCACGGTCAACCCCAACGGGCTCAtcgccacccccctgcccccctcctcaG GAACCAGCACGCCGCCGGCCATGGCCGCCACGCCGGTGcccgccatcgccgccccgctgAGCGTCAACGGCTACAGCCCGGTGCCGGCGCAGCCCGCCGGACCCCCCGCCCCCGAGGCCGTCTACGCCGgcggggtcccccccttcccag cccagagccccgcggcccccggggaccccctgcAGCAGGCCTACGCCGGCATGCAGCACTACACAG ccgcctaCCCGGCCGCCTATGGGCTGGTGAGCCCGGCCTTCGCCCCCCCGGGGCCCCTgctcgcccccccgccccccccgcagcagcagcagcgcgaaG GCCCCGAGGGCTGTAACATCTTCATCTACCACCTGCCCCAGGAGTTCGCCGACACCGAGATCCTCCAGATGTTCCTGCCCTTCGGCAACGTCATCTCCGCCAAGGTCTTCGTCGACCGCGCCACCAACCAGAGCAAGTGCTTCG GCTTCGTCAGCTTTGACAACCCGGCCAGCGCGCAGGCGGCCATCCAGGCCATGAACGGCTTCCAGATCGGGATGAAGCGCCTCAAGGTGCAGCTCAAGCGGCCCAAAGACGCCAACCGGCCGTACTGA
- the SNX27 gene encoding sorting nexin-27 isoform X2 — translation MAGRQLCSKRYREFAILHQNLKREFANFTFPRLPGKWPFSLSEQQLDARRRGLEEYLEKVCSIRVIGESDIMQEFLSESDENYNGVSDVELRVALPDITTVTVRVKKNSTTDQVYQAVAAKVGMDSITANYFALFEVINHSFVRKLAPNEFPHKLYVQNYTSAVPGTCLTIRKWLFTTEEEVLLNDNDLAVTYFFHQAVDDVKKGYIKAEEKSYQLQKLCEQRKMVMYLNMLRTCEGYNEISFPHCSCDSRRKGHVITAISIKHFKLHACTEEGQLENQVIAFEWDEMQRWDTDEEGMAFCFEYARGEKKPRWVKIFTPYFNYMHECFERVFCELKWRKENLFQLVRSQQRDAAT, via the exons ATGGCGGGCCGCCAGCTCTGCTCGAAGCGGTACCGGGAGTTTGCCATCCTGCACCAGAACCTGAAGCGGGAGTTTGCCAACTTCACTTTTCCACGTCTGCCGGGGAAATGGCCGTTCTCTTTGTCGGAGCAGCAGCTGGACGCCCGGCGGCGAGGGCTGGAGGAGTACCTGGAGAAAG TGTGCTCGATACGCGTCATCGGGGAGAGCGACATCATGCAGGAGTTCCTGTCGGAGTCGGACGAG AATTACAACGGCGTCTCGGACGTGGAGCTCCGAGTAGCGTTACCAGATATAACAACAGTCACGGTCAGAGTCAAAAAGAACAGCACTACAGACCAGGTGTACCAG GCTGTGGCTGCGAAAGTcggaatggacagtattaccgcAAACTACTTCGCCTTGTTTGAAGTGATCAATCACTCCTTTG TGCGCAAACTGGCACCCAATGAATTCCCCCACAAACTCTACGTGCAGAACTACACCTCGGCAGTGCCGGGAACGTGTCTGACCATCCGAAAATGGCTCTTCACTACAGAGGAGGAGGTTCTTCTCAACGACAACGACCTGGCAGTCACCTACTTCTTCCATCAG GCTGTTGATGATGTCAAGAAAGGCTACATCAAAGCAGAGGAGAAGTCCTACCAGTTACAGAAGCTGTGCGAGCAGAGGAAGATGGTCATG TATTTAAACATGTTGCGGACGTGCGAGGGTTACAACGAGATCAGCTTCCCCCATTGCTCGTGTGACTCTCGGCGGAAGGGACATGTCATCACAGCCATCAGCATTAAGCACTTTAAACTCCACGCCTGCACCGAGGAGGGCCAGCTGGAG AACCAGGTGATAGCGTTCGAATGGGACGAAATGCAGCGGTGGGACACGGACGAAGAGGGAATGGCGTTTTGTTTTGAATATGCACGAGGAGAGAAGAAACCCCGATGGGTTAAAATCTTCACCCCCTAT TTCAACTACATGCACGAGTGCTTCGAACGGGTCTTCTGCGAGCTCAAGTGGAGGAAGGAG AACCTCTTCCAGCTGGTCCGGTCACAGCAGAGGGACGCGGCCACCTAG